From one Anaerolineae bacterium genomic stretch:
- a CDS encoding glycosyltransferase, with protein sequence MSMRILGLAQVPLGRHDGASAHVIGLYSELARSGAEVRCILPGILPASTPLPFQTIYVPTGRDIRKWTFIWHLLSPWWFLGAVLRYRPQVVYLRGHLLLPHLVLARLLGRPAAVEVNEDKSGELEWQGEWRRRLARLNRIIERWSYRLAWRLLPVTPQLRDLLVHEHGVEPARCRVVSNGLDPAVFFPRPKEEAKRYLGLDARRRYIAFVSQLTPRHSLDLLAQGFAELAGQVPDVDLLVVGEGVARPQMMRWCEELGIGARVIFAGEVPAERAAWYIAAAECGVAQLRADRNARRVGASPLKLWAYLGCARPVLAGQVPNLAEIIREWDCGLIIEEETPAAFAAAARYLLEHPDKAEEMGQRGYAGALAGYTWHAVAQKTLAIFEEALHAA encoded by the coding sequence ATGAGCATGCGCATCCTGGGGCTTGCGCAGGTACCGCTGGGCCGGCACGACGGCGCTTCCGCCCATGTGATCGGCCTGTATTCCGAGCTGGCCCGCTCCGGAGCAGAGGTGCGATGCATCCTGCCGGGCATACTGCCGGCGAGCACACCCCTGCCCTTCCAGACCATTTACGTCCCTACCGGCCGGGACATCCGCAAATGGACCTTCATCTGGCACCTGCTCAGCCCCTGGTGGTTCCTGGGCGCTGTGCTCCGCTATCGTCCGCAGGTGGTATATCTGCGCGGGCATCTGCTCCTGCCCCATCTGGTGCTGGCGCGGCTCCTCGGCCGGCCGGCGGCCGTGGAGGTCAACGAGGACAAGTCGGGCGAGCTGGAATGGCAGGGGGAATGGCGCCGGCGGCTGGCGCGCCTGAACCGCATCATCGAACGATGGTCCTATCGGTTGGCGTGGCGGCTCCTGCCGGTGACCCCCCAACTGCGCGACCTGCTGGTGCACGAGCACGGCGTGGAGCCGGCGCGCTGTCGGGTGGTGTCCAACGGCCTCGACCCAGCGGTCTTCTTCCCGCGGCCCAAAGAGGAGGCGAAACGCTATTTGGGGCTGGATGCACGCCGGCGCTACATCGCCTTCGTCTCCCAGCTCACGCCGCGGCACAGCCTGGACCTGTTGGCGCAGGGGTTTGCGGAGCTGGCCGGCCAGGTGCCGGACGTGGACCTGCTGGTGGTCGGCGAGGGGGTGGCCCGGCCGCAGATGATGCGCTGGTGCGAGGAACTGGGCATCGGCGCACGCGTCATCTTCGCCGGCGAGGTGCCGGCGGAGCGCGCCGCATGGTACATTGCCGCGGCGGAGTGCGGCGTGGCCCAACTGCGCGCCGACCGCAACGCCCGGCGCGTCGGCGCCAGCCCGCTCAAGCTGTGGGCCTATCTGGGCTGTGCGCGGCCGGTGCTGGCCGGCCAGGTGCCCAACCTGGCGGAGATCATCCGGGAATGGGACTGCGGGCTGATCATCGAGGAGGAAACGCCGGCGGCCTTCGCCGCGGCGGCACGCTATTTGCTGGAGCATCCGGACAAGGCGGAGGAGATGGGCCAGCGGGGATATGCCGGCGCGTTGGCCGGCTATACCTGGCACGCCGTAGCCCAGAAGACCCTCGCCATCTTCGAGGAGGCGCTCCATGCCGCGTAA
- a CDS encoding acetyltransferase, whose protein sequence is MSKVILLGAGGLAREVLDGIEACQRAGQDIQPIGYIDADTALWGQEIDDLPVLGGLDWFDEAPGRRDIPLIAAIGAPRSRRHMVQEALRRGLHFTSLVHPAVHLSSRARLGLGVVILAGCVVENRASIGDFTVINNLCFIGHDVQLGAYCTLAPGALLAGGSRLGDGVDFGIGAATRQGVTIGSGAVIGGQAMIVEDVPANAVVVGVPGRVLRFFTPAWEEE, encoded by the coding sequence ATGAGCAAGGTGATTCTGCTGGGCGCCGGCGGATTGGCGCGCGAGGTCCTGGACGGCATTGAGGCCTGTCAGCGCGCCGGCCAGGATATCCAACCTATCGGCTACATCGACGCGGATACCGCGCTGTGGGGGCAGGAGATCGACGATCTCCCTGTGCTGGGCGGGCTGGATTGGTTCGATGAGGCGCCCGGCCGGCGGGATATCCCTCTCATCGCCGCCATCGGTGCCCCGCGCAGCCGCCGGCATATGGTCCAGGAAGCGCTCCGCCGCGGCCTGCATTTCACCTCGCTGGTCCACCCGGCCGTCCACCTTTCCTCCCGGGCACGGTTGGGCCTGGGAGTGGTGATCCTGGCCGGCTGTGTGGTGGAAAACCGCGCCAGCATCGGGGATTTTACCGTTATCAACAACCTGTGCTTCATCGGACATGATGTCCAGCTCGGCGCATACTGCACGCTGGCCCCGGGCGCCCTCCTCGCCGGCGGAAGCCGGCTCGGTGATGGAGTGGATTTCGGCATCGGCGCAGCCACCCGTCAGGGCGTGACCATCGGGAGCGGCGCGGTCATCGGCGGACAGGCGATGATCGTGGAGGATGTGCCGGCCAACGCGGTGGTCGTCGGTGTGCCGGGGCGCGTCCTGCGCTTTTTCACGCCGGCCTGGGAAGAGGAATGA
- a CDS encoding sugar transferase — protein sequence MDNVPVRAAGGAAGRLVKAIFDRILAFIGLLILLPLFALIALLIRLDSPGPVFFRQMRVGKDGRLFRIYKFRTMVVNAEQIGLGVHTRADDPRITRVGRLLRKLSLDELPQLINILKGEMSFVGPRPTLPYQVLRYTPRQKGRLLVLPGVTGWAQIHGRKSLTWPERIEYDIWYVEHWSLWLDLVILLRTLPAVLTARGVDDAGIGDEISRLEPAETPSDDGKV from the coding sequence ATGGACAACGTGCCGGTGCGCGCCGCCGGCGGAGCGGCCGGCCGGCTCGTCAAGGCCATCTTTGACCGCATCCTGGCGTTCATCGGCCTGCTCATCCTCCTGCCGCTGTTCGCGCTCATCGCTCTGCTGATCCGGCTGGATTCGCCCGGGCCGGTCTTCTTCCGCCAGATGCGCGTCGGCAAGGACGGCCGGCTCTTCCGCATCTATAAGTTCCGCACCATGGTGGTGAACGCCGAGCAAATCGGTCTGGGGGTACACACACGCGCGGATGACCCCCGCATCACCCGAGTCGGCAGGCTCCTGCGCAAGCTCAGCCTGGATGAACTGCCCCAGCTCATCAACATCCTGAAGGGCGAGATGAGCTTTGTCGGGCCGCGCCCCACCCTGCCGTACCAGGTACTGCGCTATACCCCCCGGCAGAAGGGCCGTCTGCTGGTCCTGCCGGGGGTGACCGGCTGGGCCCAGATTCACGGCCGCAAGTCCTTGACCTGGCCCGAGCGCATCGAGTATGATATATGGTACGTGGAGCACTGGTCCCTCTGGCTGGACCTGGTCATCCTCCTGCGGACCCTGCCGGCCGTCCTCACGGCGCGCGGCGTGGACGATGCCGGCATTGGCGATGAGATATCCCGGCTGGAGCCGGCCGAGACCCCTTCGGACGACGGGAAGGTATGA
- a CDS encoding glycosyltransferase family 4 protein — protein MRIAHVATVDITLKALLLPQVRYLLARGHEVEMIASAGPHTPALRQAGFVVHNVSISRRIEPWRDLRSAIELARLFRRRRYDLVHTHTSKAGFVGRLAGRLAGVPVVAHTAHGFFFHENMPPLQRRLFEGLERLAAGWTDLLFLQSREDYEYVLASGMMPPARVRYLGNGIDLSAFDITRWDRPWERQFLRQTFFGDGDYIVALMVAFMIERKGHIYLLRALEKMGEERERLRVLLVGDGPLEESLRGFVRDAGLERHVVFAGYREDIPRLLAGADIYVLPSLSEGMPRSILEAMAMELPVIASDIRGCRELVVDGETGLLVPPADAGALAEALRRLAGDADLRRRMGEAGRQRVQQEFDERLVFQRLEEGYRDILQAKGLWK, from the coding sequence ATGCGCATCGCCCATGTCGCCACCGTGGACATCACCCTGAAGGCGCTGTTACTGCCGCAGGTGCGCTATTTGCTGGCGCGCGGCCATGAGGTGGAGATGATCGCCAGCGCCGGCCCTCACACCCCGGCACTGCGTCAGGCCGGCTTCGTGGTGCACAATGTCTCCATCTCGCGCCGCATCGAGCCATGGCGCGACCTGCGCTCCGCCATCGAACTGGCGCGCCTGTTCCGCCGCCGGCGCTATGACCTGGTGCACACGCACACCTCCAAGGCCGGCTTCGTCGGGCGGCTGGCAGGGCGTCTGGCCGGCGTGCCGGTGGTCGCCCACACGGCGCACGGCTTCTTCTTCCATGAGAACATGCCGCCCCTCCAGCGCCGGCTCTTCGAAGGGTTGGAACGCCTGGCCGCCGGCTGGACGGACCTGCTTTTCCTGCAGAGCCGTGAGGATTACGAGTACGTGCTGGCCAGCGGCATGATGCCGCCGGCGCGCGTTCGCTACCTGGGCAACGGCATTGACCTGAGCGCGTTCGACATCACACGCTGGGACCGGCCCTGGGAGCGCCAGTTTCTGCGCCAGACATTCTTCGGCGACGGGGATTACATTGTCGCCCTCATGGTCGCCTTTATGATCGAGCGCAAGGGCCATATCTACCTGCTCCGGGCGCTGGAAAAGATGGGGGAGGAGCGCGAGCGCCTGCGCGTCCTGCTGGTGGGAGACGGGCCGCTGGAGGAATCCCTGCGGGGATTCGTGCGGGACGCCGGCCTGGAACGCCATGTGGTCTTTGCCGGCTATCGCGAGGATATTCCCCGCCTGCTGGCCGGCGCCGATATATACGTCCTGCCCTCCCTCTCCGAAGGCATGCCGCGCTCCATCCTGGAGGCCATGGCCATGGAACTGCCGGTCATCGCCTCCGATATCCGCGGCTGTCGCGAGCTGGTGGTGGACGGCGAGACCGGCCTGCTGGTGCCGCCGGCGGACGCCGGCGCGCTGGCGGAGGCCCTGCGCCGGCTGGCCGGCGACGCGGATCTGCGGCGCAGGATGGGGGAGGCCGGCCGACAGCGCGTCCAACAGGAATTCGACGAGCGGCTGGTCTTTCAGCGCCTGGAAGAGGGCTACCGAGATATCCTGCAGGCGAAGGGATTGTGGAAATGA
- a CDS encoding glycosyltransferase yields MPRKVLHVIASLRVGGAQSVLAYLLRQWRGQSRYQFAVAAVLPGGQFMPMIEAMGMPVYELGVSVPYDLRAVWRLRDVLQREQPDIIHCHLFYANLYAALANRMGRRRPLIYTEHSIWNRRRGMAIMRPFDRWLAKQFDHVVAVAEIAKARFVDWTGYDPGRVTVIPNGIAVEDFPPVVDVPAQRAAWGLSPDDFAFVTVGRLAPPKGLPHLLRAARLLADAGRRFRLLIVGDGPLRPALEELAGALELTPWVTFFGARSDAPVLMTASDAFVLASKWEALPMALLEAMACYKPAVVTRVGAIPEVVRHGEEGLLVPPADPNALAHAMALLMDMPADERRRLGLQARRRVEEAYHIRQTAERLLDLYDQF; encoded by the coding sequence ATGCCGCGTAAGGTCCTGCACGTCATCGCCTCTTTGCGGGTCGGCGGCGCCCAATCGGTGCTGGCTTACCTCCTGCGGCAGTGGCGCGGCCAATCCCGCTATCAGTTTGCCGTCGCCGCAGTCCTGCCCGGCGGCCAGTTCATGCCCATGATCGAGGCCATGGGCATGCCGGTCTACGAGCTGGGCGTCTCCGTGCCCTATGACCTGCGCGCCGTTTGGCGCCTGCGGGACGTCCTACAGCGCGAACAGCCGGACATCATCCACTGCCACCTGTTTTACGCCAACCTTTACGCCGCGCTGGCCAACCGCATGGGACGCCGCCGGCCCCTCATCTACACCGAGCACAGCATCTGGAACCGCCGGCGCGGAATGGCCATTATGCGGCCGTTCGACCGCTGGCTGGCGAAGCAGTTCGACCATGTGGTGGCGGTGGCGGAAATTGCGAAGGCGCGCTTCGTGGACTGGACGGGATATGACCCGGGGCGGGTCACGGTCATCCCCAACGGCATCGCCGTCGAGGATTTCCCGCCGGTGGTGGATGTGCCGGCCCAGCGGGCGGCCTGGGGGCTTTCCCCCGACGATTTCGCCTTCGTCACGGTCGGCCGGCTGGCCCCGCCCAAGGGCCTGCCCCATCTGCTGCGGGCGGCGCGCCTGCTGGCCGACGCCGGCCGGCGCTTCCGCCTGCTCATCGTCGGCGACGGGCCCCTGCGCCCGGCGCTGGAGGAGCTGGCCGGCGCGCTGGAGCTGACCCCCTGGGTGACCTTCTTCGGGGCGCGCTCCGATGCGCCGGTGCTGATGACGGCCAGCGACGCCTTCGTGCTGGCGTCGAAATGGGAGGCCCTGCCCATGGCCCTGCTGGAGGCCATGGCCTGTTACAAGCCGGCCGTCGTCACGCGGGTCGGCGCCATCCCCGAGGTGGTGCGCCATGGGGAAGAGGGCCTGCTGGTGCCGCCGGCCGACCCGAACGCGCTGGCCCACGCCATGGCCCTGCTGATGGACATGCCGGCGGACGAGCGCCGGCGTCTGGGCCTGCAGGCCCGCCGGCGGGTGGAAGAAGCGTACCACATCCGACAGACCGCCGAGCGTCTGCTGGACCTCTACGACCAGTTTTGA